A section of the Streptomyces sp. SLBN-118 genome encodes:
- a CDS encoding phosphoadenosine phosphosulfate reductase family protein produces the protein MTDGADTQKVRHVLGISGGKDSSALAVYMRNRVPEMEYFFCDTGAELPETYEYLNRLEAALGKSIVRLNADRDFDHWMEVYQGTLPSPQMRWCTKNLKIKPLEDWVGDDKVISYVAIRADENRIGYVSTKPNIDAVFPFREEGIDKEGVMRILDEAGIGLPGYYEWRTRSGCYFCFFQRKHEWVGLKERHPDLYAKAVEYEDKVRYRHTAMKGRNYTWSQGESLPELIERKDEIEAKHQAALERAAKRIKPNRPLLEVLSDALDSDDDEAGCSVCHL, from the coding sequence ATGACCGATGGAGCCGACACCCAGAAGGTCCGGCACGTTCTCGGTATCTCCGGCGGCAAGGACTCCTCAGCTCTCGCCGTCTACATGCGCAACCGAGTCCCGGAGATGGAGTACTTCTTCTGCGACACCGGTGCCGAACTCCCGGAAACGTACGAGTACCTCAACCGGCTTGAGGCCGCCCTCGGCAAGTCCATCGTGCGACTGAACGCCGACCGCGACTTCGACCACTGGATGGAGGTCTACCAGGGCACCCTGCCCAGCCCTCAGATGCGCTGGTGCACCAAGAACCTCAAGATCAAGCCCCTGGAAGACTGGGTTGGCGACGACAAGGTCATCTCCTATGTCGCCATCCGGGCGGACGAGAACCGCATCGGCTACGTCAGCACCAAGCCGAACATCGATGCCGTCTTTCCTTTCCGAGAGGAAGGCATCGATAAGGAAGGCGTCATGCGCATCCTCGACGAGGCAGGCATCGGCCTGCCCGGCTACTACGAGTGGCGCACTCGCTCGGGATGCTACTTCTGCTTCTTCCAGCGCAAGCACGAGTGGGTCGGCCTCAAGGAACGCCACCCCGACCTGTACGCCAAGGCCGTGGAGTATGAGGACAAGGTCCGATACCGACACACCGCCATGAAAGGCCGCAACTACACCTGGTCGCAGGGCGAGTCGCTCCCAGAGCTCATAGAGCGCAAGGACGAGATCGAGGCCAAGCATCAGGCAGCCCTTGAGCGCGCGGCCAAGCGCATCAAGCCCAACCGGCCCCTCCTGGAAGTCCTTTCGGACGCGCTCGACTCCGACGACGACGAAGCCGGCTGCTCCGTCTGCCATCTCTGA